In Myxocyprinus asiaticus isolate MX2 ecotype Aquarium Trade chromosome 8, UBuf_Myxa_2, whole genome shotgun sequence, a single genomic region encodes these proteins:
- the LOC127444721 gene encoding CD209 antigen-like isoform X3, which yields MENIYENDEHKNCIKSNERDAGTEDKDTIESQKLSFIQTEAKARHFGGNRRFVLSTVSLGLMCVLLVIGIIVQHHKLTAERDLLKMSYMDIVKEYNQTISRLQVNYSDQTIAKDRLQSSFNSLNQTNLELETSINSLTAEKNQLQRNYDSLNQKKLELETSINSLTAEKNQLQRNYDSLNQKKLELETSINSLTAEKNQLQRNYDSLNQKKLELESKINSSCDEHKKKQVWFFISSEEKSWSDSRQYCRDHGGDLVIINTEEKQRYISSLVKGRVWIGLSDIEKEGNMKWVDNSPLTKGFWNTNEPNDSLGNEDCVEVLSSKSSLNNWNDLPCSEKRRWICEN from the exons ATGGAGAACATTTATGAAAATGACGAACACAAAAACTGCATCAAGTCCAATGAGAGAGACGCAGGTACAGAAGATAAGGACACAATTGAAAGTCAAAAGCTGAGTTTCATCCAGACTGAAGCAAAAGCTCGACATTTCG GTGGAAATAGACGTTTTGTGCTGAGCACAGTGAGTCTTGGACTCATGTGTGTTTTATTGGTGATCGGCATCATTGTGCAACATCACAAACTCACGGCAGAGCGAGACCTGTTGAAGATGAGTTATATGGACATAGTAAAAGAGTACAACCAAACTATAAGCAGGTTGCAGGTGAATTACAGTGATCAAACTATTGCAAAAGATCGATTGCAGAGCAGCTTCAACTCTTTAAATCAGACGAATCTGGAGTTGGAGACCAGCATCAACAGTCTAACTGCTGAGAAAAACCAGTTACAGAGAAACTACGACTCTTTGAATCAGAAGAAACTGGAGTTGGAGACCAGCATCAACAGTCTAACTGCTGAGAAAAACCAGTTACAGAGAAACTACGACTCTTTGAATCAGAAGAAACTGGAGTTGGAGACCAGCATTAACAGTCTAACTGCTGAGAAAAACCAGTTACAGAGAAACTACGACTCTTTGAATCAGAAGAAACTGGAGTTGGAAAGCAAGATCAACTCTTCGTGTGACGAACATAAGAAAAAACAAG TTTGGTTCTTCATATCCAGTGAGGAGAAGAGCTGGTCTGACAGCAGACAGTACTGCAGGGATCATGGTGGAGATCTCGTTATTATCAACACTGAAGAGAAACAg AGGTACATCAGTTCATTGGTCAAGGGGAGAGTGTGGATTGGTTTGTCTGACATCGAGAAAGAGGGCAATATGAAATGGGTGGATAATTCACCACTGACTAAAGG GTTTTGGAACACAAATGAGCCAAATGACAGTCTAGGGAATGAGGACTGTGTTGAAGTGCTTTCTTCAAAATCCTCCCTGAACAACTGGAATGATCTCCCATGCTCAGAGAAGAGAAGATGGATTTGTGAGAATTAG
- the LOC127444721 gene encoding CD209 antigen-like isoform X6, whose product MENIYENDEHKNCIKSNERDAGTEDKDTIESQKLSFIQTEAKARHFGGNRRFVLSTVSLGLMCVLLVIGIIVQHHKLTAERDLLKMSYMDIVKEYNQTISRLQVNYSDQTIAKDRLQSSFNSLNQTNLELETSINSLTAEKNQLQRNYDSLNQKKLELESEVNSTSDELKKRGWFFISSEEKSWSDSRQFCRDHGGDLVIINSEEKQRFISSFKMSVWIGLSDIENEGSMTWVDNSPLKKGFWMAGEPNNLANEDCIELIPSLPVLNNWNDLLCSLNRKCICESFLPDNTFTHVEM is encoded by the exons ATGGAGAACATTTATGAAAATGACGAACACAAAAACTGCATCAAGTCCAATGAGAGAGACGCAGGTACAGAAGATAAGGACACAATTGAAAGTCAAAAGCTGAGTTTCATCCAGACTGAAGCAAAAGCTCGACATTTCG GTGGAAATAGACGTTTTGTGCTGAGCACAGTGAGTCTTGGACTCATGTGTGTTTTATTGGTGATCGGCATCATTGTGCAACATCACAAACTCACGGCAGAGCGAGACCTGTTGAAGATGAGTTATATGGACATAGTAAAAGAGTACAACCAAACTATAAGCAGGTTGCAGGTGAATTACAGTGATCAAACTATTGCAAAAGATCGATTGCAGAGCAGCTTCAACTCTTTAAATCAGACGAATCTGGAGTTGGAGACCAGCATCAACAGTCTAACTGCTGAGAAAAACCAGTTACAGAGAAACTACGACTCTTTGAATCAGAAGAAACTGGAGTTGGAAAGCGAGGTCAACTCTACTAGTGATGAGCTAAAAAAACGAG GTTGGTTCTTCATATCCAGTGAGGAGAAGAGCTGGTCTGACAGCAGACAGTTCTGTAGGGATCATGGTGGAGATCTCGTTATTATCAACAGTGAAGAGAAACAg AGGTTCATATCTTCATTCAAGATGAGTGTGTGGATTGGTTTGTCTGACATCGAGAACGAGGGCAGCATGACATGGGTGGATAATTCACCACTGAAGAAAGG GTTTTGGATGGCAGGTGAACCCAATAACTTGGCAAATGAGGACTGTATTGAACTTATTCCCTCATTACCCGTCCTGAACAACTGGAATGATCTCTTATGCTCACTTAATAGAAAATGCATTTGTGAGAGTTTTCTTCCTGATAACACTTTTACTCATGTGGAAATGTAG